The stretch of DNA TCCTTGGCGAGCTTGCCCTTCACGAGCGAGAAGATGCGCTTGTAGTCCGACGCCGAGTCGCGGATCTCCTTGGCGTGGTCCATGAGGAGCGCACGGGCATCGGCGTCCAGCTTTTCCTCGGCGTGAAGGTTCTCCGACAGGATGCGCCGGATCACCTCGAGGGCCCGGCTCTCGTCACGGACCTCGACGAGCTTGCGCGTGGTCAGCCGTCGCACCACCGCCTCGGCCATCCGTCCAGCCAGTTCGTCCCGTCTCGGCATAGCGAAATCAGGGTACACGCCGCCGAGGGGGGGTGTCAACTCAAATGGCCGGAATATCGGAAGAAATCCTCGCCTCCGCCGGGCAGAAGCAGACGAAAACAGGAACCTTTCCCGGGCTCGCTGCTGACCTCGATCCGCCCCCCTTGCGCCTCGGCGAGGGCCCGGACCAGGCTGAGCCCCAGGCCCAGTCCCCGGACGCTCGCCGTCTCGGGATTGGCGATGCGCACGTACTTGTCGAAGACGCGGGGCAGCGCCTCCGCGGCGATCCCCACCCCCTGGTCCTCGACCGCCAGCTCGACGAGACCACCCGGCCCCGCGCACGCGCTCACCCGGACCTCGCCGCCCCGCGGCGAGTACTTCACGGCATTGGAGAGGAGGTTCTGGAGCATCCGGTCGAGCGCGTCGGGGTCGGCATGAAGGGGCGGCAGCGGGGAAGCCGCCCGCCAGAGGAACCGGTGCCCCCCGTGCACGCCCGCGAAGAGCTCGATCTGCCGCTCCACGTGCGCGGCGAGGTCGACCCGCTCGCGGTTGAGGACCGGCGCGACCCCGACCTCGATGCGCGAGAGGTCGAGCAGCTCGGTGACGATGCGTCCCAGCCGCCGGCTCTCCGCGTGGATGTGGCCCAGGAAGCGCCGGGCGCGCTCGGGTGACACGGGGCGGGAGAGCAGGAGCTCCGAGAAGCCCTCGAGCGCGGTGATCGGCGTGCGGAGCTCGTGCGAGACGACGGAGATGAACTCGGACTTCGCCCGATCGATCTCGCGCTGGCGGTCGGTGGCGGCGGCGACCCGTTCCTCGAGCTCGGCGGCGAAGCGGCGCTGGCGCAGTGTGAGCCGCGCGTTCTCCACGCCGAGGCCGAGGTGGAGCGCCATCTCCGTCGCGGCGCGCGCCGTGGCCTCCGGCACCTCCCCCCGCCACTCCACCGCGAGCACGCCCCGCGATCCGGCGCCCGCGTCCAGTGGCAGCGCCATCGCGCGCCGCGGCGAAGGCGAGACATCCGCTAGGGTCATACGCGGATCCGTGGCGAGGTCGCGGCTGCGCAGGCTCTGTCCCGACGTCAAGCACCACGCGGCGGCGGAGCGCGTGGCCAGCGCGGCGCCACGCGGCGCGCTCGCCACCGCCGGCGGGCCCTCGGGCGAGTCCACCACGAGACCGACGGTGCGCGCCCCCAGGCAGTCGCGGACCACATGGACAACCAAGTCCAGCCGCGCCGCCATCGGCTCGTCCGCGGCCAGCCTCCGCTGAATCTCGAGCAGCGCGTCGAGCCGGCGGGCCCCCGCGAAGGCCTGGTCGCGCACATGGCCGGCCACCGCCCCCAGCACCGCGGGCGTCACCAGGGACACCAGCCCGTCCACCGCGCCGCCCGTCAATCCGACGCGCTCGATCGCGGGCAGCACGAGCGGCGCCTGGAGAAAGCCGGCCATGAGCCCCACGAAGGCGCCGGCCTGCGCACCCGCGGTGAGTGCCGCCCACACGGGCGGCACGAGGAACAGGTGGCGGACCGGGGACACCGGCGCCCCGCCTTCCCAGAGCATGGCGGCGGTGAGGGCGACGAGGAGGGCGAGCGGAGCGACTACCACACGATGAGGGTCCGGTACGCGGCGAAGAAGGCCACGGACGCGCAGTAGCCCGGGACCAGGCTGCCGCTCCACGCGCGCAGCACCGCCGTAGCCACGCCCAGCGCGGCCAGATAGAAGATCGCGCCGGCGCGCGCCTCTGCGGTATGCGGCAGCGCCGGGTCGAGCAGATAGCGCACGAGGCTCAGGCCGGTCGACGTGGCGGCGGCGCCCCAGAGGCCCCACTGGCGCCACCAGTGGGAGAAGAGGGCCCCGCGGAACAGCCACTCGGCCGACAGCGCGTTGGCCCCCATGTCGTAGGCCACCGCGGCCGCATAGGCGCTCACCCCCGCCACGCTCACTGCGTAGCCGAACGTGAGCGACGCGGTGATGAGGAGATGCGCGCCGAGGAACGCGCCCACTGCGAGGCCTATGGTGAGGCTGCCCGGCCGAACGGGCTCGAGCGCGCCGATGCGCGAGAGGATCGGATATCGCCGACACTCCCGCAGCAGCACGAGCGGCGTCGCGGCGAGCAGCAGCCCGCCCCAAGGAGCGAGCCGGCCGAGGAGGAAACCGGCCAGCAGCATGGCCGCCACCCGGAGCGCGCTGCCCGCCCACGCGCCCTGCCCCGCCAGCGCGATCACGAAGCCCTGCGCGATGAATCCGCCGTGCACGCCGGCGCCCTCGAAGGCCACGCCGAGGTCCGCCAGGGCCCCGCCCTGCAGGACGAGGAGCCGCCCCGTGCCGACCACCGCGAGCATGATCGCGCTCACCGCGACGAACGGCCGCCACACCGCGGCGGGGGCGCGCCGGCGGGTGGCCTCAAACGGCGCGGTCAGCAGATCCATGGGCCGGCAGATCCAGGAAGAGAGCGACCAGCTCGCCGTCGAGCGTGCGGCCGGCCTCGCGGCGTAGCCGGTCGACGACCACCGCGTGCGCGAGGCCCGGGCGATAGGGGCGATCCGACGTGAGCGCGTCGTAGACGTCCACCACCGCCACGATGCGCGCGCCGAGGGGGATGGCAAGGCCGCGCAGCCCGTCGGGATAGCCGCTCCCGTCGAAGCGCTCGTGGTGATGGCGGACGATCAGCATGCCGTCAGCGAAGAACTCGAGCGGCGCCAGGATCTGCGCGCCGGTGAGCGGGTGCTGACGCATGAGCGCCCACTCCTCGTCGGTGAGCGGGCCCGGCTTGCGCAGCACGCCCTCGGGCACGCCGATCTTACCAAGATCGTGGAGGCGCCCGGCCTGGGCCACGACGTCGGCGGCCGAGGCGGGAAGCCCCGCGGCCAGCGCGAGCCCCCGCGCGAGGGACGCGACCCGCTCCGAGTGGCCGCGCGTGTAGCGATCGCGCGCCTCCAGCGCATGGGCGAGGGCGAGAAGGCTCGCGAGGAACGCCTTCTCCATGCGCCAGTACGTCTTCTTGAGGTCGGCGGCGTAGCGCAACGACTGGCGATGCGCGTGGCGGAGGCGCGTGTTCGCGTGCTTCAGCTCGCGCTCCCGCTCCTGCCACACCTCGCAGACGGCCTTGAGGTCTCGAGCGTAGGCGAGGGCCTGGGAGAGGGCTACGTCTGCGGCCATAGCGTGGCCTCCGGGAGCAGCGATCGAACCAGGGTGAACAGCGCGAGCGGCGAGAAGGGCTTGGTGAGGTAGTCGTTGGCGCCGGCAGCGAGCCCGCGCGCGCGGTCGGCCTCCTGCCCCGCCGCCGTCAGCATGACGACCCGCACGCCCGCCAGCGTGGGATCCTCCCGCAGCCGG from Candidatus Methylomirabilota bacterium encodes:
- a CDS encoding DUF507 family protein, yielding MPRRDELAGRMAEAVVRRLTTRKLVEVRDESRALEVIRRILSENLHAEEKLDADARALLMDHAKEIRDSASDYKRIFSLVKGKLAKDRGFVL
- a CDS encoding HAMP domain-containing sensor histidine kinase yields the protein MVVAPLALLVALTAAMLWEGGAPVSPVRHLFLVPPVWAALTAGAQAGAFVGLMAGFLQAPLVLPAIERVGLTGGAVDGLVSLVTPAVLGAVAGHVRDQAFAGARRLDALLEIQRRLAADEPMAARLDLVVHVVRDCLGARTVGLVVDSPEGPPAVASAPRGAALATRSAAAWCLTSGQSLRSRDLATDPRMTLADVSPSPRRAMALPLDAGAGSRGVLAVEWRGEVPEATARAATEMALHLGLGVENARLTLRQRRFAAELEERVAAATDRQREIDRAKSEFISVVSHELRTPITALEGFSELLLSRPVSPERARRFLGHIHAESRRLGRIVTELLDLSRIEVGVAPVLNRERVDLAAHVERQIELFAGVHGGHRFLWRAASPLPPLHADPDALDRMLQNLLSNAVKYSPRGGEVRVSACAGPGGLVELAVEDQGVGIAAEALPRVFDKYVRIANPETASVRGLGLGLSLVRALAEAQGGRIEVSSEPGKGSCFRLLLPGGGEDFFRYSGHLS
- a CDS encoding HD-GYP domain-containing protein — encoded protein: MAADVALSQALAYARDLKAVCEVWQERERELKHANTRLRHAHRQSLRYAADLKKTYWRMEKAFLASLLALAHALEARDRYTRGHSERVASLARGLALAAGLPASAADVVAQAGRLHDLGKIGVPEGVLRKPGPLTDEEWALMRQHPLTGAQILAPLEFFADGMLIVRHHHERFDGSGYPDGLRGLAIPLGARIVAVVDVYDALTSDRPYRPGLAHAVVVDRLRREAGRTLDGELVALFLDLPAHGSADRAV
- a CDS encoding response regulator, giving the protein MPTILVVDDEPTILELVRFTLEDERIAVIEAADGVEALERARATRPDLIFLDVQMPRLDGFEVCRRLREDPTLAGVRVVMLTAAGQEADRARGLAAGANDYLTKPFSPLALFTLVRSLLPEATLWPQT